The Paralichthys olivaceus isolate ysfri-2021 chromosome 2, ASM2471397v2, whole genome shotgun sequence genomic interval GCACTGAGTCAAAACTGAACAAATGTCAAAATGCAGAATCCTTAcgaatcaaatgttatttgaaTTCTTGAAAATAGGTTTTTGAATATCACTGGTGTTTTTTTGCAGTAAAAAGCCCATTTACTTAGAACAACATTTAGACACATCCCATTATCAAGAAACCTGTATTCAGACTAATTTAAAACCGTCAGTTTGAATAATCAAAATCGGTTTTTTGCCCTGTTCACTGGGTTGtttgttgtcagcaggatttggcaaaaacaataaaaacaagagacaaaattaaaatgtcaacagAAGTAACATGTTTCCAGAACGTGCTGTCTTTTGTGTCGCAGTGTGAAACATTGTACTGACTGTTGCAGTGGTTGCAGGCGTAGATGCTGCCTTCAAGAGCCTCCATCTCtgtaaacttggacagcatctCGGTGAGGGTGCAGCTGCGCTGGTAAGCTGTCGAGCCTGAGCCTTTGTCTACGCTGTGATATCGCTCTGGAAATTCCAAAGACAGGTCCCAGAATGGCTCAACTGTGTTAGACTTGTGCTTACAGGACAGACACGTCACCTGAAACATAAAAAGACACAGGAAGAAGCAAAGAAAGTCAGATCAGAAAGTTTGTTAATGATTAGATTTGAGAGCATCACATAAactcaaacaataagaaaaatatcCTGGTATTCGAATATTTTATAATGCTATATAGTAGCAATACATCATCCTAAAAAATATTGCTTAGAAATCAGAGTGAAGTTTATTATAGTTGTGATGGTGGATAAATAATCCATTTTAGTAGACATTTGGTATAAATTGTATGAATACATACACAATGACTGAGTTTATCCATGTTTTGTTAATATTTCCTTTTGGCTCAGTGTCTGGCGTGATGGCCGTCTCACCTGGCTGAGTAGCTGCCCATGAAAGATGGTGTTCAGGACCTTTAGCACTTGCTTGGACAGCTTCCTCTTGGTGATGGGAATAACTATCCTACGTTTGGACCCCTCTGTGTCCAGCTCCTGCTGCACCTTGTCCAGCAGCTCACACAGGAACTCCTGGGCGTCCTGCTGGTCATACCCCCGGAAAGCAGGGATGAGGTTCCACACGGAGTGCAGCATGGCGAAGGGAGATACCAAAGACCACCGGCCTGACCACATGACCCTGAAAAGTGTATGCAACTCATGGCACAGAGACATCTGCTGGCGGGTGGAGCACCGAGGCTCCTTGGGCTGGACCAACTCTGCGGCCCGCTGGGAAGGTGGAGAGCTTTCTTTTTTGCCAATAGGCAAATTCCAGCTGCTTGCCTTCCCCATGCGTCCAAGGGGGGATCCTGACAGTTCTGAGTTCCCACTGCTGACTACACCTCCTCCTGTGACCCCCTTCATCCCCTGGGAGTGATTGGTCTTGGCCAGCAGCTCCTCAGTCTCACACAGGTCCAAAGTAAGAAAACACTCCCTGAATTTCTGCAGGTGGCTCAGCACTTGCAATATTGAGTTCATGTAGCATGTGTTCCCCAAGTTGCGCAGACCAGTGACACCTGGAGCAGGTCTCCGACGGGTAACCGCATGTGTGGAGTAGTATCTCCTCAGTTTGGCAGCTCTGCCATTCTGAGGAGCCTTGCGGGACAGGGTTAGAATAGAAGGCTTCTTGGGGGGAGGAGGTAGGCGTTCTGGAGGGTCGCGAAATTTGCGTGGAATGAGTGTGATCATTGAACGTGGCGCCTGAGTAAGAAGCCTAGCACTCTTTCTGGGAGGTACATTGCCAAGCTCTTCCATGAGTCTCCTTTTGACCTCTTTCTTTTGTCTCCTAGCTTCTTCGAGTTTCTCCTGGCGATGATTTTGCAGCTCCTGATTTTTGCTGATCCACATCCGGAACATCTTTCCAAGCAGTGCTTTCCTCCT includes:
- the usp49 gene encoding ubiquitin carboxyl-terminal hydrolase 49, which codes for MDRCKHVGRLRLGHDHSILNPQKWHCVDCSTTDSVWACLKCSHVACGRFMEEHSLKHFQESHHPLAMEVRELDVFCFACGDYVLNDNAEGDLKLLRGALSTVRSPGRRSLRSSTGGECTTWVREGGPQPAMQLALRHRRKALLGKMFRMWISKNQELQNHRQEKLEEARRQKKEVKRRLMEELGNVPPRKSARLLTQAPRSMITLIPRKFRDPPERLPPPPKKPSILTLSRKAPQNGRAAKLRRYYSTHAVTRRRPAPGVTGLRNLGNTCYMNSILQVLSHLQKFRECFLTLDLCETEELLAKTNHSQGMKGVTGGGVVSSGNSELSGSPLGRMGKASSWNLPIGKKESSPPSQRAAELVQPKEPRCSTRQQMSLCHELHTLFRVMWSGRWSLVSPFAMLHSVWNLIPAFRGYDQQDAQEFLCELLDKVQQELDTEGSKRRIVIPITKRKLSKQVLKVLNTIFHGQLLSQVTCLSCKHKSNTVEPFWDLSLEFPERYHSVDKGSGSTAYQRSCTLTEMLSKFTEMEALEGSIYACNHCNKRRRKSSHKPLVLSEARKQLLIYRLPQVLRLHLKRFRWSGRNHREKIGVHVAFDQVLNIKPYCCTGSGHSVHRGGYTYDLSAVVMHHGKGFGSGHYTAYCYNTEGGFWVHCNDSEMKVCSVEEVCNTQAYILFYTQRSA